Proteins encoded in a region of the Gordonia crocea genome:
- the rpsH gene encoding 30S ribosomal protein S8, translating to MTMTDPIADFLTRLRNANSAYHDEVTLPSSKIKANIAEILKKEGYITDYRVEDAEVGKKLIVNLKYGPSRERSIAGLRRVSKPGLRVYAKSTNLPKVLGGLGVAIISTSSGLLTDRQAANKGVGGEVLAYVW from the coding sequence ATGACCATGACTGACCCGATCGCAGACTTCTTGACGCGTCTGCGCAACGCCAACTCGGCGTACCACGACGAGGTGACCCTGCCGTCGTCGAAGATCAAGGCCAACATCGCCGAGATCCTCAAGAAAGAGGGCTACATCACCGACTACCGCGTCGAAGACGCCGAGGTCGGCAAGAAGCTCATCGTGAACCTCAAGTACGGCCCGAGCCGGGAGCGCAGCATTGCTGGTCTGCGCCGCGTCTCCAAGCCGGGTCTGCGGGTTTACGCGAAATCGACCAACCTGCCCAAGGTGCTGGGCGGCCTCGGCGTGGCGATCATCTCCACGTCGTCGGGCCTGCTCACCGACCGCCAGGCAGCCAACAAGGGCGTGGGCGGCGAAGTCCTCGCTTACGTCTGGTAA
- the narI gene encoding respiratory nitrate reductase subunit gamma, translating to MKILLWGVIPYLTLIAVIGGTIWRYRYDKFGWTTRSSELYESRLLRIGSPLFHYGILMVIAGHAMGLVIPESWTEAVGISESAYHWAAAIGGIFAAAATLVGVAILVYRRRTVGPVFAATTANDKLMYLVLVSALVAGTYLTVIGLIDPHGPGVNYRETVSPWFRSIFLLQPDLDAMAAAPLRFHVHVLIGMTLFILVPFTRLVHIFTAPLHYLFRPYIVYRSRDEKLTPGDAKSAHAWAPIGTSDRRRS from the coding sequence ATGAAGATCCTGCTGTGGGGGGTGATTCCGTACCTGACCCTGATCGCGGTGATCGGGGGCACGATCTGGCGCTACCGCTACGACAAGTTCGGGTGGACCACCCGCTCGTCGGAACTCTACGAGTCCCGACTGTTGCGCATCGGTTCGCCGCTGTTCCACTACGGCATCCTGATGGTGATCGCCGGGCACGCGATGGGCCTGGTCATCCCGGAGTCGTGGACCGAGGCGGTCGGGATCAGCGAGTCCGCCTACCACTGGGCGGCGGCGATCGGCGGAATCTTCGCCGCGGCGGCGACCCTCGTCGGCGTCGCCATCCTCGTCTACCGGCGGCGCACCGTCGGCCCGGTATTCGCCGCCACCACCGCCAACGACAAGCTGATGTACCTGGTGCTGGTGTCGGCCCTGGTGGCCGGGACCTACCTCACCGTCATCGGGCTGATCGATCCGCACGGCCCCGGGGTGAACTACCGCGAGACCGTGTCCCCCTGGTTCCGCTCGATCTTCCTCCTCCAACCCGACCTCGACGCCATGGCCGCCGCCCCGCTGCGCTTCCACGTCCACGTCCTGATCGGGATGACGCTGTTCATCCTGGTTCCGTTCACCCGCCTGGTGCACATCTTCACCGCACCGCTGCACTACCTGTTTCGGCCCTACATCGTCTACCGCAGCCGCGACGAGAAGTTGACCCCCGGCGACGCCAAGTCCGCACACGCGTGGGCCCCGATCGGCACCTCGGATCGACGGCGCTCATGA
- the rpsE gene encoding 30S ribosomal protein S5, translated as MPGRQRDGGNGPANSNSNERGGDRRGGRGDRRDNRGGRDREERNHLERVVTINRVSKVVKGGRRFSFTALVVVGDGQGMVGVGYGKAKEVPAAIQKGVEEARKNFFRVPMIAGTITHPVQGEAAAGVVLLRPAAPGTGVIAGGAVRAVLECAGVTDVLAKSLGSDNAINVVHATVAALKLLQRPEEVAARRGLPVEDVAPAGMLRARAAAAAAASSAAKGA; from the coding sequence ATGCCCGGACGTCAGCGTGACGGCGGGAACGGACCCGCCAACAGCAACAGCAATGAGCGCGGCGGCGACCGCCGCGGTGGCCGCGGCGACCGTCGCGACAACCGGGGCGGCCGCGACCGCGAGGAGCGCAACCACCTCGAGCGCGTCGTCACCATCAACCGCGTGTCCAAGGTCGTCAAGGGCGGCCGCCGGTTCAGCTTCACCGCCCTCGTGGTGGTCGGCGACGGCCAGGGCATGGTCGGCGTCGGCTACGGCAAGGCCAAGGAAGTTCCGGCCGCGATCCAGAAGGGTGTCGAAGAGGCTCGCAAGAACTTCTTCCGCGTCCCGATGATCGCCGGCACCATCACCCACCCGGTTCAGGGTGAGGCCGCCGCCGGCGTCGTGCTGCTGCGTCCGGCCGCTCCCGGTACCGGTGTGATCGCCGGTGGCGCGGTGCGCGCCGTGCTCGAGTGCGCGGGCGTCACCGACGTCCTCGCCAAGAGCCTGGGCTCGGACAATGCCATCAACGTCGTGCACGCCACCGTGGCCGCCCTCAAGCTGCTGCAGCGCCCCGAAGAGGTCGCCGCCCGCCGTGGCCTGCCGGTCGAGGACGTCGCACCCGCCGGCATGCTGCGGGCCCGCGCCGCTGCGGCTGCCGCTGCGTCGTCGGCCGCTAAGGGGGCGTAA
- the rplF gene encoding 50S ribosomal protein L6 has translation MSRIGKSPIAIPAGVDVTIDGQDVKVKGPKGELSVTISEPITAAVEDQQIVVTRPNDERRNRALHGLSRSLINNLVVGVTDGYTRKLEIFGVGYRVAAKGRDLEFALGYSHPVPIEAPEGITFAVESPTKFSVTGIDKQQVGQISANIRRLRRPDPYKGKGIRFEGEQVRRKVGKTGK, from the coding sequence ATGTCGCGAATCGGTAAGAGCCCCATTGCGATCCCGGCCGGAGTCGATGTCACCATCGACGGCCAGGACGTGAAGGTCAAGGGCCCCAAGGGCGAACTGTCCGTCACCATCAGCGAGCCGATCACGGCCGCCGTGGAAGACCAGCAGATCGTCGTCACCCGGCCCAATGACGAGCGTCGCAACCGTGCCCTGCACGGTCTGTCGCGCAGCCTGATCAACAACCTCGTCGTCGGCGTCACCGACGGCTACACCCGCAAGCTGGAGATCTTCGGCGTCGGCTACCGCGTCGCCGCCAAGGGTCGCGACCTCGAGTTCGCACTCGGGTACAGCCACCCGGTGCCGATCGAGGCACCCGAAGGCATCACCTTCGCTGTGGAGTCGCCGACCAAGTTCTCGGTGACGGGCATTGACAAGCAGCAAGTCGGCCAGATCTCGGCGAACATCCGTCGCCTGCGGCGTCCGGACCCGTACAAGGGCAAGGGCATCCGCTTCGAGGGTGAGCAGGTCCGCCGCAAGGTCGGAAAGACGGGTAAGTAA
- a CDS encoding MFS transporter, which produces MTTDTAPPQSAIDRAAQTRNLALATTAFTITFWAWNLIAPLGVFYANPLQMDLSSGQKSILISVPILVGSLGRIVVGVLTPRFGGRVMFTVLLLLSVPFVLLVAVAGELKSYPLMLVAGFFLGIAGTSFAAGIPFLNNWYEAHRRGFATGVFGAGMGGTALSAFFTPRFREWFGYFPTHLIIAIALVVVAGVCWTWMRDAPSWTPNREAALPKLIDAVKLPITWQMAFLYAAAFGGFVAFSTYLPTYLNDVYDMHDLKSAGARTAGFAVAAVIARPIGGSLSDRFGPRLVTAVSCGGAAILAVWMIMKPTMPWLAGVDFILMALMMGMGSGAVFAWVAKAAPPARVGAITGLVGAAGGLGGFFPPLIMGATYDEATHSYTIGLSLLVIAAAAACLFTVFGIRHTASE; this is translated from the coding sequence ATGACCACCGACACCGCACCTCCCCAATCGGCGATCGACCGGGCGGCACAGACGAGGAACCTGGCGTTGGCCACCACGGCCTTCACCATCACGTTCTGGGCCTGGAACCTCATCGCGCCGCTCGGCGTCTTCTACGCGAACCCGCTGCAGATGGACTTGTCGTCGGGGCAGAAGTCGATCCTCATCTCGGTCCCGATCCTCGTCGGGTCGTTGGGCCGCATCGTCGTCGGCGTGCTGACGCCGCGGTTCGGCGGTCGGGTGATGTTCACCGTGCTCCTGCTGCTGTCGGTGCCGTTCGTGCTGCTGGTCGCGGTCGCCGGCGAACTCAAGTCCTATCCGCTGATGCTCGTCGCCGGGTTCTTCCTCGGCATCGCCGGCACCAGCTTCGCCGCGGGCATCCCCTTTCTGAACAACTGGTACGAGGCGCACCGGCGGGGTTTCGCCACCGGCGTGTTCGGCGCCGGCATGGGCGGCACCGCACTCTCGGCCTTCTTCACGCCCCGGTTCCGGGAGTGGTTCGGCTACTTCCCGACCCACCTCATCATCGCGATCGCCCTCGTGGTCGTCGCCGGCGTGTGTTGGACCTGGATGCGCGACGCACCGTCCTGGACGCCGAACCGCGAGGCCGCCCTGCCCAAGCTGATCGACGCGGTCAAACTCCCGATCACCTGGCAGATGGCCTTCCTCTACGCCGCGGCCTTCGGGGGGTTCGTGGCCTTCTCGACGTATCTGCCGACCTACCTCAACGACGTCTACGACATGCACGACCTCAAGTCGGCCGGCGCCCGCACCGCCGGGTTCGCGGTCGCCGCCGTCATCGCCCGGCCGATCGGCGGGTCGTTGTCGGACCGGTTCGGCCCACGGCTGGTCACCGCGGTCTCCTGTGGCGGTGCCGCCATCCTGGCCGTGTGGATGATCATGAAGCCGACGATGCCCTGGCTCGCCGGGGTCGACTTCATCCTCATGGCGCTGATGATGGGTATGGGTTCGGGCGCCGTGTTCGCCTGGGTGGCCAAGGCCGCCCCGCCCGCCCGGGTCGGGGCCATCACCGGCCTCGTCGGCGCCGCCGGCGGTCTGGGCGGATTCTTCCCGCCGTTGATCATGGGCGCGACCTACGACGAGGCGACGCACTCCTACACCATCGGCCTCTCGCTGCTGGTTATCGCGGCGGCCGCCG
- a CDS encoding Dps family protein: MSTATPINGVLDHDARQVVGDALQATLVDLVDLSLIAKQAHWNVVGSHFTAVHADLDELVDVTREFSDAAAERATAVGVSPDARVQTVAKTTGTPGISEGWIGDTAVIGVIVENLAAVIGGIRERIEATGTQDPVTEDLLIGFAARLEQLHWMWQARQA, encoded by the coding sequence ATGAGCACCGCGACCCCCATCAACGGAGTACTCGACCACGACGCCCGCCAGGTCGTCGGCGACGCCCTGCAGGCGACCCTCGTCGACCTGGTCGACCTGAGCCTCATCGCCAAGCAGGCGCACTGGAACGTCGTCGGCAGCCACTTCACCGCGGTCCACGCCGACCTCGACGAGCTCGTCGACGTCACCCGCGAGTTCTCCGACGCGGCCGCCGAGCGGGCAACCGCCGTCGGCGTCAGCCCGGATGCCCGGGTGCAGACCGTCGCCAAGACGACCGGGACCCCCGGGATCAGCGAGGGCTGGATCGGCGACACCGCCGTGATCGGCGTGATCGTCGAGAACCTCGCCGCGGTCATCGGCGGCATCCGCGAGCGCATCGAGGCCACCGGCACGCAGGACCCGGTGACCGAGGATCTGCTCATCGGGTTCGCCGCCCGGCTCGAGCAGCTCCACTGGATGTGGCAGGCCCGCCAGGCCTGA
- the narJ gene encoding nitrate reductase molybdenum cofactor assembly chaperone — MRFPFGSPSAPTAAPRRGAADHRVLYQAASWCLQYPDDEVLARAALLRAALDEQPSSDAVLALGRFVDHLAATDPDDLRHSYVDVFDLSRRQTLYLTYWTHGDTRRRGAALAAIKQRYRDAGFLVDTRGELTDYLPMVLEFAARVDPDGGRELLVEYRPCLELIRLALADQTSAYADVLTAVCATLPGPSPADRASALAMRGEAETVEQVGLDAGDPRLMPLFTVAEMAATAPMGGRR; from the coding sequence ATGCGATTCCCCTTCGGTTCCCCCTCAGCCCCGACCGCGGCCCCGCGGCGCGGCGCCGCCGACCACCGCGTGCTCTACCAGGCCGCGTCATGGTGTCTGCAATACCCCGACGACGAGGTGCTCGCCCGCGCCGCGCTGCTGCGGGCCGCCCTCGACGAACAACCGTCGTCGGACGCGGTGCTGGCGTTGGGCCGGTTCGTCGACCACCTCGCCGCCACCGACCCTGACGACCTGCGCCACTCCTACGTCGACGTCTTCGACCTGTCGCGCCGGCAGACCCTCTACCTCACCTATTGGACCCATGGCGACACCCGACGGCGCGGCGCGGCGCTGGCCGCGATCAAGCAGCGCTACCGCGACGCGGGCTTCCTCGTCGACACCCGCGGCGAGCTGACCGACTACCTGCCGATGGTCCTGGAGTTCGCCGCCCGGGTCGACCCGGACGGCGGGCGGGAACTGCTCGTCGAATACCGGCCCTGCCTGGAGTTGATCCGGCTCGCCCTGGCCGACCAGACCTCCGCCTACGCCGACGTGCTGACCGCGGTGTGCGCGACGCTGCCCGGGCCGTCCCCCGCCGACCGGGCCAGCGCGTTGGCGATGCGGGGCGAGGCGGAGACCGTCGAGCAGGTCGGGCTCGACGCCGGCGATCCGCGGTTGATGCCGTTGTTCACCGTCGCGGAGATGGCCGCGACGGCTCCGATGGGAGGTCGACGATGA
- the narH gene encoding nitrate reductase subunit beta gives MRVMAQVAMVMNLDKCIGCHTCSVTCKQAWTNRAGTEYVWFNNVETRPGQGYPRRYEDQDTWRGGWSLNRRGKLRLRTGGRLQKLATIFHSPVQPTLDDYYEPWTYDYENLISAPLGDDIPVARPKSLITGQDMKISWSANWDDNLGGSGATAQRDPILQKLAEESNEKIKLSFEQTFMFYLPRICEHCLNPSCMASCPSGAIYKRSEDGIVLVDQDRCRGWRQCITGCPYKKIYYNHRTGKAEKCTFCYPRLEVGQPTVCSETCVGRLRYIGIFLYDADRVTEAASVPDEKDLYEAQLDLMLDPSDPAVIAAAKAAGIPDDWLDAARRSPVYALAKRYRVALPLHPEYRTMPMVWYVPPLSPIVDLLTEQGHEGESHTNLFGAIDSLRIPVEYLAELFSAGDTAVVTGVLRRLAGMRSYMRDIALGREPNPLIPASVGMDEESMVEMYHLMAIAKYADRYVIPTAHVEQGHQLEEMACSLDYEDGPGMYESGPFGEASGPVMPVSVETFQALQQRQTSEHAADEESLRGRVNLLNWDGNGAPSGLFPAGR, from the coding sequence ATGCGAGTCATGGCCCAAGTCGCGATGGTGATGAACCTGGACAAATGCATCGGCTGCCACACCTGCTCGGTGACCTGCAAACAGGCCTGGACCAACCGGGCCGGCACCGAGTACGTGTGGTTCAACAACGTCGAGACGCGCCCCGGGCAGGGGTATCCGCGGCGGTACGAGGACCAGGACACCTGGCGCGGCGGGTGGTCGCTCAACCGCCGCGGCAAGCTGCGGTTGCGCACCGGCGGGCGCCTGCAGAAGCTGGCGACCATCTTCCACAGCCCGGTCCAGCCGACCCTGGACGACTACTACGAGCCGTGGACCTACGACTACGAGAACCTCATCAGCGCCCCGCTCGGCGACGACATCCCGGTTGCCCGGCCCAAGTCGCTGATCACCGGCCAGGACATGAAGATCTCCTGGTCGGCGAACTGGGATGACAATCTGGGCGGCAGCGGGGCGACCGCCCAGCGCGACCCGATTCTGCAGAAGCTGGCCGAGGAGTCCAACGAGAAGATCAAGCTGTCCTTCGAGCAGACCTTCATGTTCTACCTGCCGCGGATCTGCGAGCACTGCCTCAACCCGTCGTGCATGGCGTCCTGCCCGTCGGGCGCGATCTACAAGCGGTCCGAGGACGGCATCGTGCTGGTCGACCAGGACCGCTGCCGCGGGTGGCGCCAATGCATCACCGGCTGCCCCTACAAGAAGATCTACTACAACCACCGCACCGGCAAAGCCGAGAAATGCACGTTCTGCTACCCCCGACTGGAGGTCGGCCAGCCGACGGTGTGCTCGGAGACCTGCGTCGGGCGCCTGCGCTACATCGGGATCTTCCTCTACGACGCCGACCGGGTCACCGAGGCGGCGTCGGTCCCCGACGAGAAGGATCTCTACGAGGCCCAGCTGGACCTGATGCTCGACCCGTCGGACCCCGCGGTGATCGCCGCGGCCAAGGCCGCGGGCATCCCCGACGACTGGCTCGACGCCGCACGCCGCTCCCCGGTGTACGCGCTGGCCAAGCGCTACCGCGTGGCACTGCCGCTGCATCCGGAGTACCGGACCATGCCGATGGTCTGGTACGTGCCGCCGCTGTCGCCCATCGTCGACCTGCTCACCGAGCAGGGCCACGAGGGGGAGAGCCACACCAACCTGTTCGGCGCGATCGACAGCCTGCGCATCCCCGTCGAGTACCTGGCCGAGTTGTTCAGCGCCGGCGACACCGCGGTGGTGACCGGAGTCCTGCGCCGACTCGCCGGGATGCGGTCCTACATGCGCGACATCGCCCTGGGCCGCGAGCCCAACCCGCTGATCCCCGCCTCGGTGGGGATGGACGAGGAATCCATGGTCGAGATGTACCACCTCATGGCGATCGCCAAGTACGCCGACCGCTACGTGATCCCGACCGCGCACGTCGAGCAGGGCCACCAGCTCGAGGAGATGGCGTGCTCGCTGGACTACGAGGACGGCCCCGGCATGTACGAGTCGGGCCCGTTCGGCGAGGCCAGCGGCCCGGTGATGCCGGTGTCGGTGGAGACCTTCCAAGCCCTCCAACAGCGGCAGACCAGTGAGCATGCCGCCGACGAGGAGTCCCTGCGCGGCCGGGTCAACCTGTTGAACTGGGACGGCAACGGTGCGCCGTCCGGCCTGTTCCCCGCGGGGCGATGA
- a CDS encoding nitrate reductase subunit alpha encodes MNRPAQVQGKSAQLLLDAGRFFTRWDETADGRAVFREGGRAGDYFYRDRWSHDKIVRSTHGVNCTGSCSWKVYVKDGIITWETQETDYPSVGPDRPEYEPRGCPRGAAFSWYTYSPTRVRHPYARGVLVEMYRAAKAKLGDPVLAWADVTGDPLRRRAYQRARGKGGLVRVSWDEAIEMAAAAHVHTIKTYGPDRCTGFSPIPAMSMVSHCVGTRFIQLIGGVMTSFYDWYADLPVASPQVFGDQTDVPESGDWWDATYLMMWGSNVPVTRTPDAHWMAEVRYRGTKIVTVSPDYADNTKFADEWLPAQAGTDAALAMAMGHVILREYFVDRTTEFFSDYVRKYTDLPFLVELAEQDYEGQPTLVPGKFVTADGVGLGTADEDAWKTVVLDEATDAVVAPNGSMGFRYADSGEGRWNLDLQGVTPRLSLVDDPAAEPVAISLAAFDAPDGSGTVLCRGVPARRVHGKLVTTVFDLMLAQYGVGRDGLPGDWAAGYDDAATPYTPAWQEAITSVPADAAIRIAREFATNAVESQGRSMIIMGAGICQWFHGDATYRAILALLNLTGSMGRNGGGWAHYVGQEKCRPITGWISLANGLDWSRPPRTQPGTSYWYMHTDQWRNDGYSTTALASPLSRGVLDHPHTADAIAQSARLGWMPFYPQFSANPLQLADDAQAAVDAGTAPNVGAWVADRLHDGGLTPSINDVDAPENWPRTLVLWRSNLLGSSAKGDEYFLRHLLGTDHNILGTEDPQTPRPREVAWHDEAPEGKLDLLLSADFRMTSTTLMSDIVLPAATWYEKHDLSSTDMHPFVHAFTPAISPPWEAKSDFELFHLLARELSRQAKTHLGTVHDLVATPNQHDTPGETANPHGIVDDWLGSPRPGVPGKNLPQFAVVERDYTAIADKLASVGPLADRLGFTVKNLTFDVGSQMAKLAGRNGVMMGAHSAAHGRPAIDTDEKLAEAILLFSGTTNGELAVDAFEKLEQRTGKRFVDLAIGSEEKQITFADTQDSPQPVITSPEWSGSETGGRRYAPFTMNIERDKPFHTLTGRMHFYLDHDWMLDIGEALPLYRPPLDMHRLFGEPRLGPTGEMEIAVRYLTPHNKWSIHSEYQDNLFMLSLSRGGPTAWLSPDDAAAIGVEDNDWIECVNANGVFVGRAVVSHRIPAGVTYVHHAQERTIDVPKSEATGRRGGIHNSVTRLLVKPSHLIGGYAQLSYAFNYLGPTGNQRDIVSTIRRRSQEVTY; translated from the coding sequence ATGAACCGCCCAGCCCAGGTTCAAGGAAAATCTGCACAGTTGCTGCTCGACGCCGGACGGTTCTTCACCCGATGGGATGAGACCGCCGACGGACGGGCGGTGTTCCGCGAGGGAGGCCGCGCGGGCGACTACTTCTACCGCGACCGGTGGAGCCACGACAAGATCGTGCGCTCGACCCACGGGGTGAACTGCACCGGATCGTGCTCGTGGAAGGTGTATGTCAAAGACGGCATCATCACCTGGGAGACCCAGGAGACCGACTATCCGTCGGTCGGTCCGGACCGCCCCGAGTACGAGCCGCGCGGCTGCCCGCGCGGCGCCGCCTTCTCCTGGTACACCTACTCCCCCACCCGGGTCCGCCACCCGTATGCCCGCGGCGTGCTGGTGGAGATGTACCGCGCGGCCAAGGCGAAGCTCGGCGACCCGGTCCTCGCCTGGGCCGACGTGACCGGCGACCCGCTGCGCCGCCGCGCCTACCAACGGGCGCGCGGCAAGGGCGGTCTCGTGCGCGTCTCCTGGGACGAGGCCATCGAGATGGCCGCGGCCGCCCACGTGCACACCATCAAGACCTACGGCCCCGACCGGTGCACCGGGTTCTCCCCGATCCCGGCGATGTCGATGGTCAGCCACTGCGTCGGCACCCGGTTCATCCAACTGATCGGCGGCGTCATGACGTCGTTCTACGACTGGTACGCCGATCTGCCGGTGGCCAGCCCGCAGGTTTTCGGCGATCAGACCGACGTACCCGAGTCCGGCGACTGGTGGGACGCCACCTACCTGATGATGTGGGGCTCCAACGTGCCGGTCACCCGCACGCCCGACGCCCACTGGATGGCCGAGGTCCGCTACCGCGGCACCAAGATCGTCACCGTCTCCCCCGACTACGCCGACAACACCAAGTTCGCCGACGAGTGGCTGCCCGCCCAGGCCGGCACCGACGCCGCCCTGGCCATGGCAATGGGCCACGTCATCCTCCGCGAGTACTTCGTCGACCGCACCACCGAGTTCTTCTCCGACTACGTGCGCAAGTACACCGACCTGCCGTTCCTCGTCGAACTGGCCGAGCAGGACTACGAGGGGCAACCGACGCTGGTCCCCGGGAAGTTCGTCACCGCCGACGGCGTCGGACTCGGCACCGCCGACGAGGACGCGTGGAAGACGGTCGTCCTCGACGAGGCCACCGATGCCGTCGTCGCCCCCAACGGGTCGATGGGCTTCCGCTACGCCGACTCCGGGGAAGGCCGCTGGAACCTGGATCTGCAGGGCGTCACCCCCCGGCTGAGTCTGGTCGACGACCCGGCGGCCGAACCGGTCGCGATCAGCCTCGCCGCCTTCGACGCCCCCGACGGCAGCGGCACGGTCCTGTGCCGCGGCGTCCCGGCGCGGCGCGTGCACGGCAAGCTCGTCACAACCGTCTTCGACCTGATGCTCGCCCAGTACGGCGTCGGCCGCGACGGCCTGCCCGGCGACTGGGCGGCCGGTTACGACGACGCCGCCACCCCGTACACGCCCGCGTGGCAGGAGGCGATCACCAGCGTCCCCGCCGATGCGGCGATCCGCATTGCCCGCGAGTTCGCCACGAACGCCGTTGAGTCCCAAGGGCGTTCGATGATCATCATGGGCGCCGGCATCTGCCAGTGGTTCCACGGCGACGCCACCTATCGGGCGATTCTCGCCCTGCTGAACCTGACCGGGAGCATGGGCCGAAACGGCGGCGGGTGGGCCCACTACGTCGGGCAGGAGAAATGCCGCCCGATCACCGGGTGGATCTCGCTGGCCAACGGGCTGGACTGGTCGCGGCCACCGCGCACCCAACCGGGCACCTCGTACTGGTATATGCACACCGACCAGTGGCGCAACGACGGGTATTCGACGACCGCGCTCGCCTCGCCGCTGTCCCGCGGGGTGCTCGACCACCCCCACACCGCCGACGCGATCGCCCAGTCGGCCCGCCTGGGGTGGATGCCGTTCTACCCCCAATTCTCCGCCAACCCGCTGCAGCTGGCCGACGACGCGCAGGCCGCCGTCGACGCCGGCACGGCGCCGAACGTGGGCGCCTGGGTGGCCGACCGACTGCACGACGGCGGGCTGACCCCGTCGATCAACGACGTCGACGCCCCGGAGAACTGGCCGCGCACCCTGGTGCTGTGGCGCTCGAACCTGCTCGGCTCGTCGGCGAAGGGCGACGAGTACTTCCTGCGCCACCTGCTGGGCACCGACCACAACATCCTGGGCACCGAGGATCCGCAGACCCCGCGCCCACGCGAGGTGGCGTGGCACGACGAGGCCCCCGAGGGCAAGCTCGACCTGCTGCTGTCGGCCGACTTCCGCATGACCTCGACGACGCTGATGAGCGACATCGTCCTGCCGGCCGCCACCTGGTACGAGAAGCACGACCTCAGTTCGACCGACATGCACCCGTTCGTGCACGCCTTCACCCCGGCCATCTCGCCGCCGTGGGAGGCCAAGAGCGACTTCGAGCTGTTCCACCTGCTGGCCCGCGAACTGTCCCGGCAGGCCAAGACGCACCTGGGTACCGTGCACGACCTGGTCGCCACCCCCAACCAGCACGACACCCCGGGCGAGACGGCCAACCCGCACGGCATCGTCGACGATTGGCTCGGCTCCCCGCGCCCCGGGGTGCCGGGCAAGAACCTGCCCCAGTTCGCCGTCGTCGAACGGGACTACACCGCGATCGCCGACAAACTGGCCTCGGTCGGCCCGCTCGCCGACCGGCTCGGCTTCACCGTCAAGAACCTGACCTTCGACGTCGGGTCGCAGATGGCCAAACTCGCCGGGCGCAACGGCGTGATGATGGGCGCGCACAGCGCCGCCCACGGCCGCCCGGCGATCGACACCGACGAGAAGCTGGCCGAGGCGATCCTGCTGTTCTCCGGGACGACCAACGGCGAGCTCGCCGTCGACGCCTTCGAAAAGCTGGAGCAGCGGACCGGTAAGCGGTTCGTCGACCTGGCGATCGGTTCGGAGGAGAAGCAGATCACCTTCGCCGACACCCAGGACTCCCCGCAGCCGGTCATCACCTCGCCGGAATGGTCGGGCTCGGAGACCGGCGGGCGCCGCTACGCCCCGTTCACGATGAACATCGAGCGGGACAAGCCCTTCCACACCCTGACCGGGCGGATGCACTTCTACCTCGACCACGACTGGATGCTCGACATCGGCGAGGCGCTGCCGCTGTACCGGCCGCCGCTGGACATGCACCGGTTGTTCGGCGAACCCCGACTCGGCCCGACGGGCGAGATGGAGATCGCGGTGCGCTACCTGACCCCGCACAACAAGTGGTCGATCCACTCGGAGTACCAGGACAACCTGTTCATGCTCTCCTTGTCGCGGGGCGGCCCCACCGCCTGGCTCTCCCCCGACGACGCGGCCGCGATCGGTGTCGAGGACAACGACTGGATCGAATGCGTCAACGCCAACGGCGTCTTCGTCGGCCGGGCCGTCGTCAGCCATCGGATCCCTGCCGGGGTGACCTACGTCCACCACGCCCAGGAGCGCACCATCGACGTGCCCAAGTCGGAGGCGACCGGGCGCCGCGGCGGCATCCACAACTCGGTGACCCGCCTGCTGGTGAAACCCTCCCACCTGATCGGCGGATACGCGCAGCTGTCCTATGCCTTCAACTACCTGGGGCCGACCGGCAACCAGCGAGACATTGTGTCGACCATCCGCCGGCGCAGCCAGGAGGTGACCTACTGA
- the rpmD gene encoding 50S ribosomal protein L30, with amino-acid sequence MGQLKITQIKSTIGTKSNQRDSLRTLGLKGIRKTVTREDNPQTRGLINVVRHLVTVEEV; translated from the coding sequence GTGGGCCAGCTGAAGATCACCCAGATCAAGAGCACCATCGGTACCAAGAGCAATCAGCGTGACAGCCTGCGCACCCTTGGCCTCAAGGGCATCCGCAAGACCGTCACCCGCGAGGACAACCCGCAGACGCGGGGCCTGATCAACGTGGTCCGGCACCTCGTGACCGTCGAAGAGGTTTAA
- the rplR gene encoding 50S ribosomal protein L18 → MSETATQRKPVGKDASTRRRTATNRRHFRLRKKISGTPERPRLVVKRSSRHIHVQLIDDLAGNTLAAASSIEADVRSAGGDKSAQAAKVGELIAGRAKSAGIEAVVFDHGGHGYHGRIAALADAAREGGLKF, encoded by the coding sequence ATGAGTGAAACCGCAACGCAACGCAAGCCGGTCGGCAAGGACGCCTCGACGCGTCGCCGCACCGCGACCAACCGCCGCCACTTCCGCCTGCGGAAGAAGATCTCCGGCACGCCGGAGCGGCCGCGCCTGGTCGTCAAGCGCAGCAGCCGCCACATCCACGTCCAGCTCATCGACGACCTGGCCGGCAACACGCTGGCCGCCGCGTCGTCGATCGAGGCCGACGTGCGGTCGGCCGGTGGCGACAAGTCGGCCCAGGCGGCCAAGGTCGGCGAGCTGATCGCCGGTCGCGCCAAGTCGGCCGGCATCGAGGCCGTCGTGTTCGACCACGGTGGCCACGGCTACCACGGCCGGATCGCGGCGCTCGCCGACGCCGCCCGCGAGGGAGGCCTGAAGTTCTGA